TAGACGGCACCGATGACCAGCGTCAGCAGCTGGCTCGGGTGTCGTGTGGCCTTGTCGGCCGCAGGTCGCCGTGCCATGAAAGGACCCTCCCGGATATGGGTTCGGAAAGGACGGGGACTGGGTCCTTCCACATCGGCCCAGCCTGCTGCCGGGCCGATGCTGAGTAGCCAGCCACTGCGACCGCAAACCACCCAGCCGAACACATCTCAGCGCTGCTGGCCGACCAGCGACCCAGGGAGTGTGACCGATGAGCGACCCGGGCCTGGACGCGCTTGGTAACCTGCTCGAAACCTCTCATGACCTCGCACCTGACGAGATCGTTGGTGCGGTCGCCCGGGCCGCGCAGGCCTTGGACGCCCCATGATGTGGCCATCTACCTGGTCGACTACGAACAGGCCCTGCTCGTTCCGCTTCCCGACGGCACCGACCGGGCGCCGCTGGAGGTCGACGCCACCCTGGCCGGCCGCGCCTTTGCGCGATCGCCGTGCAAGAGGCTGCCGTCGGGCGGGCCGGCGGCTGTGGCTGCCGCTGCTGGACGGCGCGGAACGCCTCGGCGTGCTCGGCCTCACCATCCCGAGGGCCGACGACGCGCTGCGGGTGCAGTGCACATGGCTGGCCACGTTGATCTCTGAGTTGCTGATCACCAAGGGTCCCGGATGACCGGGTGCTGTTCTACACCGACGGGGTCGTCGAGGGCCGCAACCTCGCCGGTGATCCGTTCGGAGAGGACCGCCTGGCCGACCTGCTGGTGCGCGAGACCCTGGCCGGCCAGCCTGCAGCCGAGACGATGCGCCGACTCGCCCACGCCATCCTGGCCCACCAAGGCGCAAAGCCACGTGACGACGCCACCATGGTCTCCCTCGAATGGCCAGGACCGCCACCCTGATCCCTCTCGAGCCAGCGGTAGCGATGCGGAACACCTGTTAACGGGTGGCGCGGCCGGCCCGGCGCCCCGGTAGCGTTGTGGCTGACCGGCTGGGTACCATGCGCTCCCGCT
Above is a genomic segment from Actinomycetes bacterium containing:
- a CDS encoding SpoIIE family protein phosphatase is translated as MLFYTDGVVEGRNLAGDPFGEDRLADLLVRETLAGQPAAETMRRLAHAILAHQGAKPRDDATMVSLEWPGPPP